The following are from one region of the Chloracidobacterium sp. genome:
- a CDS encoding STAS domain-containing protein yields the protein MTESQIAGSVRADGGTATVFAGDYLNKLTGETIERECRKRLDEGCREIIVNFSQTEIVNSIGVSILLGVIDAAANSGARVVFSDVKPDTAELFDLLGVTRHVDIRES from the coding sequence ATGACCGAATCGCAAATTGCGGGATCAGTCCGGGCTGACGGCGGAACAGCTACGGTTTTTGCGGGCGATTACCTTAATAAGCTCACCGGCGAGACGATCGAACGCGAATGCCGCAAACGGCTCGACGAGGGATGCCGCGAGATAATCGTCAATTTTTCGCAGACCGAGATCGTGAACTCGATCGGCGTTTCGATCCTACTCGGCGTGATCGATGCGGCCGCCAACAGCGGTGCGAGAGTCGTTTTCTCTGACGTAAAGCCGGATACTGCAGAACTTTTCGATCTTTTAGGCGTGACGCGTCATGTTGACATTCGCGAATCGTGA
- a CDS encoding ATP-binding protein, protein MTALQDNRILGRRDPAVFIGRSGTIESLIAHANGTGSSGGRLLLHAPRTGATELLLQTYDRIFSGQTDVFPVYFCFDGRDTGIEAAGKRFLREFLTQFAAFRRRDPRIIFMSPSIAELAKLVPPADSQAFDEIVSDLLGGTSEFDASELRSRLFSAPVRAAFRGLRPFVIFDSVDATAFMEGGTTFVADLVSSYSRAGFPYLLAARRRFGSGTDGLGRIVLETLQGSDLEKMIEATAKSIPVDISDATRDLMALHCGGDLAAVHSLLSHAAESGRSLDDYRGFARIYTDVYFGGAIAEVFDRELEAAAGSADVERQLVSLLNDLANDVARQVSIETWEKRLGVSGSELLRLIEHLDIAEFVRTTSNRIESMSGNRLLTDYIHARFRLEVKAENRTSVYADALTELLDRAPHAMAESYRRHSAVGLREMMEHFDGKTVPITLLDYGRFKYEYKGVSEDEVIEQVRSAKETYVLPQIVFSAPTEAFYKAIGLLTEAERSAVAIGFEDQEPGSERRIAWIAAEVDSKLEAARDTAEFWCDRLEMAAIMCGFNRYRIWLVSPEGFTDEALEVIADRGGFGSSRHQARLLSRYLTSERPKEDLTGSETYEIVIPMTDEAEMVSARTLEEIARRHNIGSRDINQIKTALVEACINAAEHSLSPDQRIHQKFAVSPERIRITVINRGVRLVDRPADGSPAGEGRRGWGLDLMRKLMDEVTIDQVDDGTSITMTKYLQPAVS, encoded by the coding sequence ATGACAGCCTTGCAAGACAACAGAATATTAGGGCGTCGCGACCCGGCGGTCTTTATCGGTCGCTCCGGAACGATCGAAAGCCTTATCGCTCATGCGAACGGGACGGGGTCGTCAGGGGGTCGGCTGCTTCTTCATGCGCCGCGGACCGGAGCTACCGAACTGTTGCTTCAAACCTATGACCGCATTTTCAGCGGACAGACCGATGTCTTTCCGGTCTACTTTTGCTTTGATGGCCGCGATACCGGGATCGAAGCGGCCGGCAAACGGTTTCTCCGCGAGTTTTTGACCCAGTTCGCTGCGTTTCGCCGGCGCGATCCTCGGATCATCTTTATGTCGCCGTCGATCGCTGAACTCGCCAAGCTGGTTCCGCCGGCCGATTCGCAGGCCTTCGACGAGATCGTGTCGGACCTGTTGGGCGGCACAAGCGAATTCGACGCATCGGAATTGCGGAGCCGCCTTTTCAGCGCACCGGTCCGCGCGGCATTTCGCGGGCTGCGGCCGTTCGTGATCTTTGATTCTGTCGACGCGACGGCGTTTATGGAAGGCGGAACGACGTTTGTCGCCGACCTGGTCTCGAGTTATTCGCGCGCCGGTTTTCCGTATCTTCTTGCGGCTCGCCGGCGTTTCGGTTCGGGCACCGACGGCCTGGGCCGTATCGTTCTCGAAACACTTCAGGGTTCGGACCTCGAAAAGATGATCGAAGCGACTGCCAAAAGCATACCAGTCGATATTTCGGACGCGACGCGCGACCTGATGGCCCTGCATTGCGGCGGTGATCTGGCGGCGGTTCATTCGCTGCTTTCGCACGCGGCCGAAAGCGGCCGATCTCTTGACGACTACCGTGGTTTTGCCAGGATCTACACAGATGTATATTTTGGCGGAGCGATCGCCGAGGTCTTTGACCGCGAGCTTGAAGCCGCTGCAGGTTCGGCCGATGTTGAAAGACAACTGGTGAGCCTTCTAAATGATCTTGCAAACGATGTCGCTCGGCAGGTTTCGATCGAGACCTGGGAAAAACGGCTAGGCGTCAGCGGATCCGAACTTCTGCGCCTCATCGAGCATCTGGACATTGCCGAATTTGTCCGCACGACGTCGAACCGGATCGAATCGATGTCCGGAAATCGATTGCTCACCGATTACATTCACGCCAGGTTCCGCCTTGAGGTAAAGGCCGAAAATCGAACTTCGGTCTACGCCGACGCGTTGACCGAACTCCTCGATCGTGCCCCGCATGCAATGGCTGAAAGCTATCGTAGGCATTCGGCTGTCGGGCTGCGCGAGATGATGGAACATTTTGACGGCAAAACGGTCCCGATCACGCTGCTCGACTACGGGCGATTCAAATACGAGTACAAGGGCGTTTCGGAGGACGAAGTGATCGAACAGGTGAGATCCGCCAAGGAAACCTATGTATTGCCGCAGATAGTCTTCTCGGCGCCGACCGAAGCGTTCTACAAAGCGATCGGCCTTTTGACCGAAGCTGAGCGTTCGGCAGTGGCGATCGGGTTTGAGGATCAGGAGCCCGGCAGCGAACGGCGGATCGCCTGGATCGCCGCCGAGGTCGATTCGAAACTCGAGGCCGCTCGAGACACTGCCGAATTCTGGTGCGACCGACTCGAGATGGCGGCCATCATGTGCGGCTTCAATCGCTACCGCATATGGCTGGTCTCGCCTGAGGGATTTACGGACGAGGCACTCGAGGTGATCGCCGACCGCGGCGGGTTTGGATCGAGCCGCCATCAAGCCCGGTTGTTGTCGCGATACCTCACCTCCGAAAGACCGAAAGAAGATCTCACCGGATCTGAGACTTACGAGATCGTGATCCCGATGACCGACGAGGCCGAAATGGTCTCGGCCCGAACGCTCGAAGAGATCGCCCGCCGTCATAACATCGGCTCACGCGATATCAATCAGATCAAGACGGCGTTGGTCGAAGCGTGCATCAACGCCGCCGAACACAGCCTTAGCCCCGATCAGCGGATACATCAGAAATTTGCGGTTTCGCCCGAGCGTATAAGAATAACCGTCATAAACCGCGGCGTTCGCCTCGTTGACCGGCCGGCCGACGGTTCGCCTGCCGGCGAGGGCCGACGCGGTTGGGGACTCGATCTGATGCGTAAACTAATGGACGAAGTGACCATCGATCAGGTAGACGATGGAACCAGCATTACAATGACCAAATATTTGCAGCCCGCCGTCTCTTGA
- a CDS encoding diguanylate cyclase: protein MAENPEKKAKFLDRIANESGVAIVVLDERSAIVSESNNNSICVSLNASPEFSPACAAECGRAFENAFKERKAFDYECHAGLQCRALPVQDAGKPFVAIIGRTFVKAANYRKTTEKAISGEWNSLPPSAFFDNVLISGSTSNIESVSEKLAKFAAAEPENVLELEAPVKGPAEKPVYTTEARALPKRAESESISRLIEKFNQERNRVPGPAEPSREHDDEPRPDKFERAGGSIAGRSARPTAEVPPVQDAIAAWRSHMGSLMTLPYPRACDAVLAFLAVRYKVDSLIWLEQRNGSFASVASLGALKGKSVHINLRADNQRLLDAVADQFPLELRERSSAKPAADCRKLLIFPVRVGPDIRAAIGIEVPADSAIELKDISRFAGTIGPQIEILRLRHEATSRDWLARGVRRFSESLSQIDNDDFWTQMTRATAELLRAERVSLLLRDEGSGQLLPKASIGSAVDLATTPEIGDRVAARTLESGSTLLVTDLDAAKLTPAPADWRYRTSSFISFPIMIGDRRLAIMNFTDRAEGGVFGESDVELLETIAPQIAVAIDRGKLKLRAGELEKRSITDSLTGLMNRGYIEERLIEEMNRASRHRFPMSLLMIDVDHFKTYNDSFGHPAGDIALRRVANALKETLRAADVAARYGGEEFAVLLPQTPIEEASAIAERLRQRVERTEFPKRQVTISIGVASYSSEFTEPKDWITAADMALYEAKELGRNNVQLYENLGRSFREKIH from the coding sequence CGCCGGCATGTGCCGCGGAATGCGGTCGGGCCTTTGAAAATGCGTTCAAAGAAAGAAAGGCATTCGATTACGAATGTCATGCCGGGCTTCAATGCAGGGCACTTCCGGTGCAGGACGCCGGCAAACCATTTGTTGCGATCATTGGGCGGACCTTCGTCAAGGCCGCAAATTACCGAAAGACAACTGAAAAGGCGATCTCCGGCGAATGGAACTCTTTGCCGCCGAGCGCGTTCTTTGACAATGTCCTGATATCGGGTTCGACCTCAAACATCGAAAGTGTCAGTGAAAAGCTGGCAAAGTTCGCGGCTGCCGAACCCGAGAATGTGCTTGAGTTAGAGGCTCCGGTCAAAGGTCCGGCCGAAAAACCGGTTTATACGACAGAAGCAAGGGCGTTGCCGAAACGGGCCGAAAGCGAATCAATAAGCCGGCTGATCGAGAAGTTTAACCAGGAGCGCAACCGTGTTCCCGGACCGGCGGAGCCGAGTCGAGAGCATGACGATGAGCCGCGACCTGACAAGTTCGAACGAGCAGGCGGATCGATCGCCGGACGCTCGGCACGGCCGACCGCTGAGGTGCCGCCGGTGCAGGATGCGATCGCTGCGTGGCGGTCGCACATGGGTTCACTTATGACGCTGCCCTACCCGAGAGCGTGCGATGCGGTGCTCGCATTCCTCGCGGTCCGGTATAAGGTCGATTCTTTGATCTGGCTCGAACAGAGAAACGGATCGTTCGCATCGGTCGCTTCGCTCGGGGCGCTCAAAGGCAAATCGGTACATATCAACCTGCGGGCCGATAACCAACGCCTGCTCGATGCGGTCGCCGATCAATTTCCGTTGGAGCTTCGCGAGCGTTCCTCGGCAAAGCCCGCGGCGGATTGCCGAAAGCTGCTGATCTTTCCGGTGCGTGTCGGCCCTGACATCCGTGCTGCGATCGGGATCGAAGTGCCTGCGGACAGTGCTATTGAATTGAAAGATATTTCGCGGTTCGCGGGAACGATAGGACCGCAGATCGAGATCCTCAGGCTCAGACATGAAGCGACATCGCGAGACTGGCTGGCACGCGGTGTCCGCCGGTTCAGCGAGAGTTTGAGCCAGATAGACAACGACGATTTTTGGACACAAATGACGCGGGCGACGGCGGAATTGCTACGGGCCGAGCGCGTTTCTCTCCTGCTTCGTGACGAAGGGTCGGGCCAGTTGCTTCCGAAGGCATCGATCGGTTCGGCGGTAGACCTTGCGACGACCCCAGAGATCGGCGACAGAGTTGCGGCAAGAACGCTCGAGAGCGGATCGACGCTGCTGGTCACCGACCTGGACGCGGCAAAATTGACACCGGCACCGGCCGACTGGCGATATCGAACGTCGTCGTTCATCAGTTTTCCGATCATGATCGGTGACCGTAGGCTTGCGATCATGAATTTTACGGACCGCGCCGAAGGCGGCGTGTTCGGCGAGAGCGACGTTGAGCTGCTCGAGACCATTGCGCCGCAGATCGCGGTGGCGATCGACCGGGGAAAGCTGAAGCTCAGGGCGGGCGAACTCGAGAAGCGTTCGATTACCGATTCGTTGACCGGCTTGATGAATCGCGGTTACATCGAGGAACGCTTGATCGAAGAAATGAATCGGGCAAGCCGCCATCGTTTTCCGATGAGCTTGCTGATGATCGACGTAGATCATTTCAAAACGTATAACGACAGCTTCGGACATCCGGCGGGCGACATCGCACTGCGTCGCGTTGCCAACGCGCTGAAAGAAACCCTTCGTGCAGCTGACGTTGCCGCCCGATATGGCGGCGAAGAATTTGCGGTGCTTTTGCCGCAGACGCCGATCGAAGAAGCCTCGGCAATTGCCGAAAGGCTTCGCCAGCGTGTCGAACGGACCGAGTTTCCCAAACGCCAGGTGACGATCAGCATCGGCGTTGCCAGCTATTCGAGCGAATTCACCGAGCCAAAAGACTGGATCACGGCCGCCGACATGGCACTATATGAAGCAAAAGAACTCGGCCGCAATAACGTCCAGCTATATGAGAATCTTGGCCGTTCGTTCAGAGAGAAGATCCATTAG
- a CDS encoding HD domain-containing protein — protein MKIQDFKTSNFNRLAEERTKLVHTFGALAELGQEVSNKQNFHETVRTSLHLLLGSLAIMRGGVARYSRFGHEFNMVAARGLGDEFPLALSLCHEDERQFLASGLYPIENAQAKVLPFFQIYDQSFERGRIELVLPLVVRDELLGAVFLGEKASGQRYSSYDKDVICAMARHIAVAISQRNMLAELERRAEENRKLYDGLRMTYKDTVKAFAAAIDRKDKYTEGHSVRVGKYSEIISAELGWSDEEVEGAAVAGYLHDVGKITVERKIINAPYRINAKESSELNKHPGVGFEILQPIHHPYADVPLAAKYHHERLDGRGYPDGLYDREIPYIAKIVNLADAFDAMTTDRPYKRRRPVNEVFEDLQRNAGKQFAPEIVTALFRGLLKELAGESKEKSFRKLLGREYMEAEGLSTMLRTALSGMTPSSPIVLMSQN, from the coding sequence GTGAAGATACAGGACTTTAAGACATCAAACTTCAACCGGCTCGCCGAAGAGCGAACGAAACTTGTTCACACCTTCGGTGCGCTCGCCGAGCTTGGCCAGGAAGTCTCGAATAAGCAGAATTTCCACGAAACGGTTCGGACGTCCCTCCACCTGCTGCTCGGTTCGCTCGCGATAATGCGCGGCGGCGTGGCTCGATATTCAAGATTCGGACATGAATTCAACATGGTCGCTGCACGCGGGCTCGGGGACGAATTTCCGCTCGCCCTTTCGCTTTGTCATGAAGACGAGCGGCAATTTCTGGCAAGCGGCCTCTACCCGATCGAAAATGCTCAGGCGAAGGTTCTCCCGTTCTTTCAGATCTACGACCAGAGCTTTGAACGCGGGCGAATCGAGCTTGTGCTGCCGCTGGTCGTCCGTGACGAGTTGCTGGGTGCGGTCTTTCTCGGCGAAAAAGCAAGCGGACAGCGCTATTCCAGCTACGACAAAGACGTCATTTGTGCGATGGCCCGTCACATAGCCGTGGCCATTTCGCAGCGTAACATGCTTGCCGAACTCGAGCGTCGCGCGGAAGAGAACAGAAAGCTTTACGACGGGTTGCGGATGACCTACAAAGACACTGTGAAGGCATTTGCAGCGGCAATAGACCGAAAAGATAAATATACAGAGGGGCATTCAGTTCGGGTCGGCAAGTATTCCGAGATAATCAGCGCCGAGCTTGGCTGGTCAGACGAAGAGGTCGAAGGTGCGGCCGTTGCAGGATATCTTCACGACGTCGGCAAAATTACGGTCGAACGCAAGATCATAAATGCTCCGTACCGCATCAACGCCAAGGAGTCTTCCGAGCTTAACAAACATCCGGGCGTCGGGTTTGAGATCTTGCAGCCGATACATCATCCATACGCAGATGTTCCTTTGGCGGCGAAATATCATCACGAACGGTTGGACGGACGCGGCTATCCGGACGGTCTTTACGATCGCGAGATCCCTTATATAGCCAAGATCGTCAATCTTGCAGATGCCTTTGACGCGATGACGACCGATCGTCCATACAAAAGGCGAAGGCCGGTCAACGAAGTTTTCGAAGATCTTCAAAGGAATGCCGGGAAGCAGTTTGCGCCTGAGATCGTCACTGCGCTCTTTCGCGGGTTACTCAAAGAACTTGCCGGCGAATCGAAAGAAAAGAGCTTCAGAAAGCTTCTTGGCCGTGAATACATGGAGGCCGAAGGCCTATCCACGATGCTACGCACGGCACTTAGCGGAATGACTCCCAGTTCGCCGATCGTGCTAATGAGCCAGAATTGA